Within the Salvia hispanica cultivar TCC Black 2014 chromosome 4, UniMelb_Shisp_WGS_1.0, whole genome shotgun sequence genome, the region CTCCCCCGAGAGCAATTAGTAATATACATATAAGTACTTCCCTTAGTCGGTTAGCCGACTACATTAACCATCgagataataaaattgaaagctACGTGTTGCAAGAGTAACTTTGCTTAgtgtccattttttttattatatgttatttaattttagcttctccactatttatatatagggtagtgataaaatgcaaacttatatattgtacaaactcaaaactcttcaacacagcttcaacacattttcaatacaatatcaacacagtgtaaaatttcaagattttaatgtcaacacagtatcaacacaatatcaacacaacatcaaccattaactaccgttgaaattctgttaacatttttctgttgatgcttttttgtgatctgttgacatttttcaatggtccagatcatagttttgagtttgtacaatatttagagttttcatttgatcacattcataatatatatatatatatatatatatatatatatatatagagagagttatgatcaatgtcgaacacttcttaaagaccgaactagagaccaaatctcaTCCATCCATTAATCACATCTAATGGttattaataattacatattatcttttttttttattgataaaaggGTAATTTTGGAAGATcaaatctctctttctccatCCTTCCTTCATCTCACTGCTGCCTTCCCTTTGCTACGCCACTACTGTCTCGGAGAAGGATACCGCTCCCGATCCTCGCCCCAGGATGGATATCCACCGCGAAGGCCTCCAAAACCTTGTTCTGTATCAGCGGAGCCATCACTTTCCTGCCTTTGCACCATAGATTGTACGCTATTCTATGAGATTGAATTGCGGAGAAGCCTTTGAAGTTTAGGAAACAGTGTGCGAAACTGATGCAGGCAGGGTCCCTCTCCTTCACCGCCCTCAAATCATCAACTAAAATCCCTAAAATTAAATCGTAAAGGATGTCGCTGGGGAGGCTGTGGTTGCTCAATTTGATTGAGACGTGATTCGCGAGAGCTGATTCTATCGAATCAAGGCACAAAATCGAAGTATAATAGTAGCCAGATAAAATCGGTTCCTGATCAATATCTAATCTGGCCTCCTCCTTCATCTGTAGCCACAAATCGGCAACCAAATCGTTTTTGCTTGTACGCGATCGGCTAAATTAAGTCTGCAACAGATGGTGTAGTTGTTGTCTGTGGtagagaagatgaagaaactGCTGAGCGGTGTGGAAATCGTCATTATTTCGATTTcgattttacttcattcagcTAGGCTATAACTTTATTCAGTTAGATTATTAGTTCATTCAACTAGGTTATtacttcatgatttaattttctatattacttcatttgaCTAGGTCATCACTTCATTCAAATAGTTTCATCACTTCATTCAATTAGGTTATTAGTCTAAATGATTCTGGAGCAGACGAGGAAGAGTGATCACTACTTCATTCATACGTGCATTTGCATCATTCAACAAGTATATCACTTCATCaaaagatttttatttcattgaaCTTCAAGTgcgttagtactttagttcaCTCTCTTATTATGTGAGGTTATAACTTTATCAGTGGGGTTATAACTTTATCAACATTGACATAtgaataaatcataataaagaaaaaaatacttcgTTTTTAAAACACTCCATACAGTCAATTCGCTTTAAAGTAATAAtacataataatgaagtaaatcacagtaaaaatgaagtaataaaatattataatgaagtaacatctttaactgatgtgttgtttgcacattaaagTATGCCATCAATTCGACTCTTATTgaactaaattgttgttataacacattaaaatgaactacatattctttttgataaaatagtaaattgataagatgaagtaataaattatgataataaagtaatataaataatctgttttcctattaactataatctagttagtatgaagtattgaattcatataatgaagtaataagttatgataatgaagtaatataaatgatctatttatacagtaggttttattactaaaatgaagtaataatacataataatgaagtaataaaatattataatgaagtaacatctttaactgatgtgttgtttgcacattaaagTATG harbors:
- the LOC125221016 gene encoding serine acetyltransferase 1, chloroplastic-like, giving the protein MKEEARLDIDQEPILSGYYYTSILCLDSIESALANHVSIKLSNHSLPSDILYDLILGILVDDLRAVKERDPACISFAHCFLNFKGFSAIQSHRIAYNLWCKGRKVMAPLIQNKVLEAFAVDIHPGARIGSGILLRDSSGVAKGRQQ